The Nocardioides sp. sequence CGAGAGCCACGCCCCGGCGGGTGATCAGCCCCGCGGTGCGTGCACCACCATCACCGGGCACGACGACCGCTTGAGCAGATCGCGAGTCACCGACCCGAGCGCCTTGCTCTTGAACCCGCCGCGCCCGCGATTGCCCACGACCAGCATGGCGGTGTCGTCCGAAAGCGTCGACAAGGTCGTACGAATCCCGCCCTTGACGCTGCGCAACTCGACCTCGACGCCGCTGGTATCGATCCCGCTGAGTACGCGTTCCTGCATGGCCGTGATGCGCTCCTCGACGGCGCGCCATTCGGGACTGTCCGGTTCGGTGACGACATAGCCGTCGATGAGTTCGTGGTTCCAGGTCGACACGACAACCAACTTCGCGGCGCGCGCCCGAGCCACGCGTACGGCCTCCTCGACCGCGGCTCGGCTGTGGTCGCTGCCGTCGACACCCACGGCGATGTCGCCCTTCGCGTCGGCATCGCTGCCGGGGGGAACGACCAACACCGGGCATGTCGCGTGGGCTGCCACGTTGAGCGCGACCGTACCGAGCAACAACTCCTCCAGCCGCGACTTGCGACCAGTGCCGACCACGACGAGCGCGGCGGTCTCGGACGCATCCACCAGCAGGTTCTCCGGACGACCGGCAGGAGAGTCGTAGGTCGCGTCCAACTCGGGCGCCAGCGTCGCCACGGTCTGCCGTGCGGCTTCGAGTACGCCGCCGTCCGAGTCCTCCACCGTCACCGGCCAGCCACCCGCCGACACGATCGCGAGGTTGGGATCCAGCAGTTCGCGACAGTGGCGTACGTGTAGCGGCGCCTTGCGGGTCAGGGAC is a genomic window containing:
- a CDS encoding universal stress protein, whose product is MDTDTKPTGAVVAGIDGTELDLLILTAAVAESLTRKAPLHVRHCRELLDPNLAIVSAGGWPVTVEDSDGGVLEAARQTVATLAPELDATYDSPAGRPENLLVDASETAALVVVGTGRKSRLEELLLGTVALNVAAHATCPVLVVPPGSDADAKGDIAVGVDGSDHSRAAVEEAVRVARARAAKLVVVSTWNHELIDGYVVTEPDSPEWRAVEERITAMQERVLSGIDTSGVEVELRSVKGGIRTTLSTLSDDTAMLVVGNRGRGGFKSKALGSVTRDLLKRSSCPVMVVHAPRG